The window CACCACTTCCTCGGCGCCGGCGCGGTTGGCGCGGTAACAAAAAGCGATGTCGGCGCCTTCTGCGGCCAAACGCAAGGCGATGGCGCGACCGATGCCCCGGTCGCCACCGGTGACGATCGCGACCTTTCCTTCCAGACGTTTGGTCACAGCGCTACTTTGCATGGTGGTGTCGCCAGTTAAGCGCGCCGCCGTTGGCGGCCGGTATCCGACACCAGGGCCGCAGCCGCGTCGTCCACCAGCCAGAGCAACTTGCCTTCGGGAACGATGAGCTGAGCGGGCAAACGCTCAGGGTCACGAGGGCCGAGCAGGACCTCGCGCAGGACCTGCGCCTTCTCTTGGCCCGCTACCAAGAACGCCACGGTGCGTCCGCGATTCAGCAGGGGAGCGCTCAGGCTGATGCGCCACGAGCTGACCTCGGCCACAAAGTCGGCCAGCACCAGCCGTGATGTTTCCTGCAGCGCCGGCGAGTGCGGAAACAACGAGGCCGTATGGCCGTTAGTGCCGAGTCCGAGATAGACGAGATCGAACTGCGGCACGGAAACGGAGTCCCGCAAGCTTTGCCGGATATCTTCTTCATACGCGCCGGCAGCGGCCCGAGGCGGGCTGATCTCCGTCGGCACTCGGTGAATGTTCGCCGAGGGCAGTGGAACGTGCCGCAACAGCGCCTCGTAAGTCATGCGGTAGTTGCTGTCGCGATCATTGGCGGGGACATAGCGCTCGTCTCCCCAGAAAATGTCGGCATGGTCCCAATCAACGCGGCTGCTGAACTCGTTTGTCGCCAGCAACTCGTACACGCGGCGCGGTGTGGAGCCCCCGGAAAGCGCCACCCGGAAACGGCCGCGCGCGCTGATGGATTCCGTCGCCACTTTGACGAACAGCTCTGCTGCGGCGCTGGCGAGTTGCTCAGCATCGCCATATACGAGAAGCTCGCTGGGGTACGCGGTCCTGGGTGCGCTCGTCATGTTCCCTCCGAACCCAACCTCACTATGCAGCGCGGCGTAGCGGCGGCGCGATGGTATGCCAGCCGCGCAATTCTTCGCTGATCAGCTCATTGGCG is drawn from Terriglobia bacterium and contains these coding sequences:
- the pgl gene encoding 6-phosphogluconolactonase, encoding MTSAPRTAYPSELLVYGDAEQLASAAAELFVKVATESISARGRFRVALSGGSTPRRVYELLATNEFSSRVDWDHADIFWGDERYVPANDRDSNYRMTYEALLRHVPLPSANIHRVPTEISPPRAAAGAYEEDIRQSLRDSVSVPQFDLVYLGLGTNGHTASLFPHSPALQETSRLVLADFVAEVSSWRISLSAPLLNRGRTVAFLVAGQEKAQVLREVLLGPRDPERLPAQLIVPEGKLLWLVDDAAAALVSDTGRQRRRA